A window of the Marinifilum sp. JC120 genome harbors these coding sequences:
- a CDS encoding NUDIX hydrolase produces MLGSKPCPHCGEDVVLYRNPVPTVDVVIYDPSLGVVLIERNNPPLGWALPGGFVDYGETLEHAAVREAKEETGLEVVLTGLVGVYSMPCRDDRQHTISVTYSAVTSDVSALQAGDDAGGARFFKLDSLPDLVFDHRDILSDFSSKLIRLQDHAAVGSKE; encoded by the coding sequence ATGCTCGGCTCAAAACCGTGTCCTCACTGCGGAGAAGATGTTGTACTTTACCGCAATCCCGTCCCCACTGTTGATGTTGTTATTTATGATCCTAGCCTCGGAGTTGTTCTTATTGAACGCAACAATCCTCCTCTGGGCTGGGCTTTGCCCGGAGGGTTTGTCGATTACGGGGAAACTCTTGAACATGCTGCCGTGCGGGAGGCAAAAGAGGAAACCGGGCTTGAGGTGGTCCTGACCGGGTTGGTAGGGGTCTATTCCATGCCCTGCCGTGATGATCGCCAGCACACCATCAGCGTTACCTACAGCGCGGTGACCAGCGATGTTTCAGCTTTGCAGGCCGGGGATGATGCCGGAGGAGCTCGTTTTTTCAAGCTGGACAGCCTGCCTGATCTTGTTTTCGATCATAGGGACATTCTTAGCGATTTTTCTTCAAAGCTGATCCGTTTGCAGGATCATGCAGCCGTGGGCAGTAAAGAATAA
- the glgA gene encoding glycogen synthase GlgA: MHDVLYVTSEMYPFSKTGGLGDVMGALPPAIHAKGVKTAVITPFYGRMNLDGHKLRLVYSDLHVGYPWPSTTAEIYQTDYDGISVYFVSRGEFFDRRHYYNTHYGDYFDNCERFIFFCKAVLKWARLLPSPPAVIHSHDWQSSLVPPYLYFERETDSFWKNTKTVTTIHNLAFQGRFSERLFHESGLPAEAWSMHGAEFYGDLNMLKASIAYSDAVSTVSPSYAKEILGPEFGCGLEGFLNSQTHKLYGILNGADYSIWDPCNDKFLPCCYSAEDISGKQECKRSMLRDFYMSDQLEDKPVLGFIGRLRGQKGIDLLIDILPRLMKKDVGVIVLGEGDLGYEAQLLEFMEEYPGQFCVQVGYTEDLAHGIQAGSDIFLMPSRYEPCGLTQIYALRFGTPPVATAVGGLRDTITPYPAADATGFTFEKTDTDADLFYEAVIQAVDAWHDREEWEKMVKRAMLKEFTWDRSAAEYIKLYRELGARL, encoded by the coding sequence GTGCACGACGTTCTTTATGTTACATCTGAAATGTATCCCTTTTCCAAGACCGGAGGGCTGGGTGATGTTATGGGGGCATTACCGCCTGCCATCCATGCCAAGGGGGTCAAAACCGCAGTAATAACTCCATTTTATGGGCGTATGAATCTTGATGGTCACAAGTTGCGGTTGGTCTATTCCGACCTGCATGTGGGCTATCCATGGCCGTCCACTACCGCCGAAATTTACCAGACTGATTATGACGGGATTTCCGTATATTTCGTGTCACGTGGTGAATTTTTTGACCGCCGTCATTATTACAATACCCATTACGGCGACTACTTTGATAATTGCGAGCGGTTTATCTTTTTCTGCAAAGCCGTGCTTAAATGGGCACGTTTGCTTCCGTCGCCCCCGGCGGTGATCCACTCTCATGACTGGCAGTCCTCGCTGGTGCCGCCTTACCTTTATTTTGAGCGGGAAACAGATTCATTCTGGAAGAATACCAAGACGGTGACCACGATCCATAACCTCGCTTTTCAGGGTCGTTTTTCGGAGAGGCTTTTTCATGAATCCGGTCTGCCTGCTGAAGCATGGTCCATGCACGGAGCAGAGTTCTACGGTGACTTGAATATGCTTAAAGCCAGCATTGCTTATAGTGATGCGGTAAGCACGGTCAGTCCTTCCTATGCGAAAGAAATTCTTGGACCTGAATTCGGCTGTGGATTGGAAGGCTTTTTGAACAGCCAGACCCATAAATTGTACGGTATCCTGAACGGTGCCGATTATTCCATCTGGGACCCCTGCAATGATAAGTTTTTGCCCTGCTGTTATAGTGCTGAGGACATCAGCGGCAAGCAGGAGTGCAAGAGGAGCATGCTTCGTGATTTTTACATGTCCGACCAGTTGGAAGATAAGCCGGTGCTCGGTTTCATCGGTCGTTTGCGGGGGCAGAAGGGCATTGACCTGCTCATTGACATCCTGCCGAGGCTGATGAAGAAAGATGTAGGTGTGATTGTGCTCGGTGAGGGCGATCTCGGTTACGAAGCACAGTTGCTTGAATTCATGGAGGAGTATCCCGGTCAGTTCTGTGTGCAGGTGGGTTACACCGAAGATCTGGCCCATGGAATTCAGGCCGGGTCGGATATTTTTCTCATGCCTTCACGCTATGAACCATGCGGGTTGACCCAGATTTATGCCTTGCGGTTTGGTACTCCTCCGGTTGCCACTGCTGTGGGCGGCCTGCGTGATACCATCACCCCTTATCCGGCAGCGGATGCCACTGGATTTACTTTTGAAAAAACGGATACGGATGCCGATCTTTTTTACGAGGCGGTGATTCAGGCGGTAGATGCATGGCATGACCGCGAAGAGTGGGAGAAAATGGTGAAGCGGGCTATGCTTAAGGAATTCACCTGGGACCGTTCGGCTGCTGAGTACATTAAATTATATCGGGAGCTGGGTGCCAGACTATAG
- the glgB gene encoding 1,4-alpha-glucan branching protein GlgB, whose amino-acid sequence MPETLPVYIAPFDLFLFGKGEHWDLYRILGAHFDLQEEQEGYRFAVWAPNAREIFVTGDFNGWDNRANKLLPVGVSGIWAGFIPGVKPGQMYKYHVVQSDGHEVTKTDPLAFRTEMRPGHAAVAWGLDNYEWLDEEWMAQRRQTGLPLDKPVSVYEVHLGSWRREGWDYRSYRQLTKELIPYVKDMGFTHIELMPIAEHPLDESWGYQTTHYYSPTSRHGSPDDLRYFIDKCHQAGLGVILDWVPGHFPKDDWGMGRFDGTALYEHADARKGEHPDWGTYIFNFGRHEVCNFLLANALYWLKEFHIDGLRIDAVASMLYLDYSRREGEWIPNEHGGNENIEAIELLKKLNTVVHEQFPGAMMIAEESTSWPGVSRPVYTGGLGFTFKWNMGWMNDTLDYIEKSPIHRSFHHNKLTFSMVYAFSENFFLPLSHDEVVHGKGALLSKMPGDMWQQMANLRLLFSYQWAHPGKNLLFMGCEFGQWNEWNCRQELDWTLLGFPSHQGLRNTVIDLNRVMHENPAMYKHDTDWSGFEWVDFNDYKSSTISFLRKSEGESPVLWVFNFTPVVRSGYCLGCPQDGKWEEIFNSDAEIYGGSNMGNVGKVEARKAGDLGAFPYYLELTLPPLGAIALRPEQA is encoded by the coding sequence ATGCCAGAAACTTTACCTGTCTACATTGCCCCTTTTGATCTTTTCTTGTTCGGCAAAGGGGAACATTGGGATTTATACCGGATTCTCGGAGCGCATTTTGACCTTCAGGAAGAGCAGGAGGGCTACCGTTTTGCGGTCTGGGCGCCCAATGCCCGTGAAATTTTTGTTACCGGTGATTTCAACGGCTGGGATAACCGGGCCAACAAGCTCCTGCCTGTGGGCGTTTCCGGCATCTGGGCCGGATTCATTCCCGGTGTTAAGCCCGGGCAGATGTACAAATATCACGTTGTTCAGAGTGACGGGCATGAAGTAACCAAGACTGACCCTCTAGCTTTCCGTACAGAAATGCGTCCCGGACACGCTGCCGTTGCCTGGGGGCTTGATAATTATGAATGGCTGGACGAAGAATGGATGGCTCAGCGTCGCCAGACCGGACTGCCGCTGGATAAGCCTGTTTCCGTTTATGAGGTTCATCTCGGTTCATGGCGCAGGGAAGGGTGGGATTACCGTTCCTACCGCCAACTGACCAAAGAGTTGATTCCTTACGTCAAGGATATGGGCTTCACCCACATCGAGCTGATGCCCATTGCCGAGCATCCCCTTGATGAATCTTGGGGCTATCAGACTACCCATTATTATTCGCCCACCTCCCGTCATGGTAGTCCCGATGACTTGCGCTATTTCATCGATAAGTGCCATCAGGCCGGATTAGGCGTAATTCTTGATTGGGTTCCGGGCCATTTTCCTAAGGATGATTGGGGAATGGGGCGTTTTGACGGCACCGCTCTTTACGAGCATGCCGATGCCCGTAAAGGGGAACATCCGGACTGGGGAACATATATTTTTAATTTCGGGCGGCATGAGGTCTGCAACTTTCTGCTGGCTAACGCTCTCTACTGGCTCAAAGAATTTCATATTGACGGGCTGCGCATAGATGCTGTGGCTTCCATGCTGTATCTCGATTATTCCCGCCGCGAAGGAGAGTGGATCCCCAACGAGCATGGCGGCAACGAGAATATCGAGGCCATTGAGTTGCTCAAGAAGCTCAACACCGTGGTTCACGAACAATTCCCCGGTGCCATGATGATTGCCGAGGAATCCACGTCATGGCCTGGTGTGTCCCGTCCGGTCTACACTGGCGGGCTTGGATTTACCTTCAAGTGGAACATGGGGTGGATGAATGACACTCTTGATTATATAGAAAAGAGTCCTATTCACCGTTCGTTTCACCACAATAAACTGACCTTTTCTATGGTCTATGCTTTCAGCGAGAATTTTTTCTTGCCCCTTTCCCACGATGAAGTTGTGCATGGCAAAGGCGCGCTGCTTTCCAAGATGCCCGGCGACATGTGGCAGCAAATGGCTAATCTGCGGTTGCTTTTTTCTTATCAATGGGCGCATCCGGGCAAGAACCTGCTTTTTATGGGCTGTGAGTTCGGGCAATGGAATGAGTGGAATTGCCGTCAGGAGCTGGACTGGACTTTGCTCGGTTTTCCTTCTCATCAGGGGTTGCGTAACACGGTTATCGATCTTAACCGGGTCATGCATGAGAACCCGGCTATGTACAAACACGATACTGATTGGTCCGGTTTCGAGTGGGTAGATTTTAATGACTACAAATCTTCTACCATAAGTTTTCTGCGTAAGAGCGAAGGGGAGAGTCCGGTACTCTGGGTATTCAACTTTACCCCGGTGGTGCGCAGCGGGTATTGTCTCGGTTGTCCGCAGGACGGAAAATGGGAAGAAATATTTAATTCCGATGCTGAGATTTATGGCGGTTCAAATATGGGTAATGTCGGTAAGGTCGAGGCCCGTAAGGCCGGGGATCTAGGCGCGTTTCCCTATTATTTGGAACTGACCCTGCCGCCGCTTGGAGCTATTGCACTTCGCCCCGAGCAGGCGTAG
- the pdxA gene encoding 4-hydroxythreonine-4-phosphate dehydrogenase PdxA, with the protein MKNICITLGDPNGLGPELACRLLAERKADRAYLMIGPENGLVYHLEKLGLEKFYTLLDDPEKIVDAKPGYYLFCPEVLDDFELQVGVADPEGGRCAGEAMETAMDLLNRKVLAGLVTCPLNKAMLQLAGFDFPGHTEFLATRSGVGRENVCMHLGGPKLKVSLVTTHPRFVDIQGLVTKERILRCIELTDGLVKSLGLSKPIAVCGLNPHAGESGRIGDEEIKVIEPAIAEARAMGFDVEGPFPGDTVFYFAAQGDYSAVLAMYHDQGLAPLKLLHFSEAVNITLGLPFPRTSPDHGTGYDITGTGKASLESFKAAMECAEMMVDA; encoded by the coding sequence ATGAAAAATATATGCATTACACTTGGTGACCCTAATGGCTTGGGACCTGAGTTGGCTTGCCGTCTTTTGGCAGAGCGCAAAGCGGACCGTGCTTATTTGATGATCGGACCTGAGAATGGTTTGGTGTATCATTTGGAAAAGTTGGGTCTGGAAAAATTTTATACATTGCTTGATGACCCTGAGAAGATTGTGGACGCAAAGCCGGGATACTATCTGTTTTGCCCGGAAGTTCTGGACGATTTTGAGTTGCAGGTCGGTGTGGCTGATCCTGAAGGCGGACGCTGCGCCGGGGAAGCCATGGAAACTGCCATGGATCTTCTGAATAGGAAGGTGCTTGCTGGTTTGGTCACCTGTCCTTTGAATAAGGCCATGCTGCAATTGGCCGGGTTTGATTTTCCGGGCCATACGGAATTTTTGGCGACCCGTTCAGGCGTGGGGCGGGAAAATGTCTGCATGCATCTGGGCGGGCCGAAGCTTAAGGTCAGTCTGGTGACTACCCATCCCCGTTTTGTGGATATTCAGGGGCTGGTTACCAAAGAGCGGATTCTGCGTTGTATTGAGCTTACTGACGGTCTGGTAAAGTCTCTGGGACTTAGCAAGCCCATTGCAGTTTGCGGATTGAACCCCCATGCCGGGGAGTCCGGCCGTATCGGTGATGAAGAGATCAAGGTCATCGAACCTGCCATTGCTGAAGCACGGGCTATGGGCTTTGATGTGGAAGGGCCGTTTCCCGGAGATACGGTTTTTTATTTTGCAGCACAGGGTGATTACAGCGCCGTGCTGGCCATGTATCACGATCAGGGTCTGGCCCCGCTTAAGCTTCTTCATTTCAGCGAGGCAGTTAATATTACTCTCGGCCTGCCTTTTCCTCGCACTTCCCCGGACCATGGAACCGGTTATGATATTACTGGAACCGGGAAGGCCTCATTGGAGAGTTTTAAGGCTGCCATGGAATGTGCCGAGATGATGGTTGACGCATAG
- a CDS encoding threonylcarbamoyl-AMP synthase — translation MSEQEAVNIIRTGGVLIYPTETLFAIGADAMDERAANRVARIKGRPVSKPLPLIIGSIDQLDLVTESVSPELLKLTNEFWPGPLSILVKGREELPSAVKDSRGYTSVRWTEHTCAAELCLKAHTPLVATSANMSGKPGTGIAAELDEELTMMVEGIYNPDPGPKGGEPSTVVEPLKGNRLKIFRDGVVTREQLIRAGFELVD, via the coding sequence TATAATAAGGACCGGCGGAGTATTGATTTATCCCACGGAAACCCTTTTTGCCATTGGTGCGGATGCCATGGATGAAAGGGCTGCGAATCGTGTTGCCCGTATTAAGGGGCGTCCGGTGTCCAAGCCTTTACCTCTTATTATCGGCAGTATTGACCAGCTTGACCTTGTTACTGAATCTGTTTCCCCCGAATTGCTTAAACTTACCAATGAGTTTTGGCCCGGACCGCTTTCCATTTTGGTTAAAGGGCGGGAAGAGCTTCCTTCTGCTGTTAAGGATTCTAGGGGCTATACTTCCGTGCGTTGGACTGAGCATACATGTGCTGCCGAGTTGTGCCTTAAAGCCCACACTCCGCTTGTAGCCACCAGTGCCAATATGAGTGGTAAGCCGGGAACCGGTATTGCCGCTGAGCTGGATGAAGAGCTGACCATGATGGTGGAGGGGATCTACAACCCTGACCCCGGTCCGAAAGGCGGAGAGCCTTCAACTGTTGTTGAGCCGCTCAAGGGCAACCGTTTGAAGATTTTCCGTGACGGGGTGGTTACTCGTGAGCAGTTGATTCGCGCCGGATTTGAGCTAGTTGATTAG